The DNA region GCTTCAGGCTGTGGGTTTAGGAGCTGGATAAGAGGAGTTTAGGATGGATGGCCCCCATCATATTAATAGAGCCTGTTCTTCCCCTGACCAGTACCTTTCTTGAATTctctttaatctatttttattgggggtatgtggggtgtgtgccAGTGCcatgatcagaggacaaccttgtgtAGTTTCCCCTTCTACCTTTATATGGGCCCCTGGGATCAAAGTCAACCTTcatagcaaacacctttacccctGAGGCGTCTCATAGGCCCTGCTCAACttaagaaccaagaacttgtctGACATGCCAGcatgcacttttaatcccagcactcagaagttagaggcagatggatctctaagttcaaggccagccagatctacataatgagttccaggacagccaaggctacacagagaaacttatCTCTTGACAACAACTACCACCTTTGAGCTAGAGGAATGGCTTGGTGGCTGAGAGTGCTtgatgctcttacagaggacctggtttcagttcccagtaaccacacGATGGCTCATAACATTCAGTCACTCCAATTTGAGGGAATCTGAAACCTGGCTTCTAGGGGCATTCCATACATGTTGAACTTGTACGTACATTTGGGCTAAACACTCAGAtacaaactttttctttttctttttttttttttttttgttttgtttttggagctggggaccgaacccagggccttgtggttgctaagcaagcgctctaccgctgagctaaatccccaaccccagatacaAACTTTAATAAAAGGAAATCCAAGCACTTATGCCTAGCAGTAGCTCTGTAAGTCACAGGAGGGCCCTGTCCCTATGCCACTATGTATCTTCTGCTTCCCTGGGACCTGAGGAAGGATAGGTGAAGTCATTCTAAATGGGGAAATTTCCAAGTAAAGAAGAGTCTTAGCGTGTACTTCCGCTTTCCACTTTGGAAGAAAATGGACCCATGACACCATGTGTCTTTTAATCATGGGGTTCCTTGGGAGAAGAGTAAAACCTCGAGCAGGAGAATGGCTTGGTAAGTCAGGGAGAGCCTAGATGGGTAGCTccaacttggttctactcttccCTTTGTGTATCTCAACAGCTGGGGCCCCGATGATGATGGGAAGACAGTGGATGGTCCTCATCAGCTTGGGAAGGTAACTGAGGAGCATGAAGAATGGGGAACCTTTGAGACCCTCTTTATTTGGTTTTAGAAGAACCTCCAATCAAACCCTCTTCCCATCCTACTTTCATTGTAGTGCCCAACTTATACCATTTAGCATCCTGTCAAAAAAGATTGTGTGCCTCCCTAGGAATGGGGGCTGTGGGACACTGGTGCTTGGagaacttcagcttgtttctctggGATCTCATTCTGGGTTTCTATTCATCACTCTGCTCAGTTATCTGATAAGCAGAATAGGTCTGTCGAAgactattcattttttttattttttagatttattgagTTTTGTGTCCAatggtgttttccctgcatgtatatctatgtgaGGGTATCAAATCCCCTGATgttggagttgcagacagttgtgagctgtcacgtgggttctgagaattgaatctgggccctctggaagagcagccagtgctcttaactgctaagccatctctccagcccaaacactGTCAATTCTTACCTTTCTCCCACTTGATGTGTGTGTCTAaatctctttcccctttccccagGGCCTCTCCCTTGTTCTTTTCTTGTTCTAGAAGTGGGAGGAGAAGGATGGCTGGTTCAATAGGTACAGGCTTTTCTATTAGCTGCTTGACTAATAgcctgacatttttgttcttcagGCTGCCTTACAACATGGAGTGATGGCTGGTCGCCAAGGCTTTGGAAGTATCTTTGTGGTTGCCAGTGGTAATGGTGGCCAGCACAATGACAACTGCAACTATGATGGCTATGCCAACTCCATCTACACTGTCACCATAGGTAGTGGTCTAGAGACTCCATGGGCATGGAGTCACCTGGGTGTGTTTTGTGTCTCCACTCGTTCTGTTTATCTTTAAGTGTATAATCACAGTCATCTCTTGAGGATCAGATAGTACTAACCCAGCTCTTGTAAGCTCTGAGGGTTTCTCTGGAGCATGTTCAAACATTCCCTAGAAATCACCCACCTGTCTTCACTACCATTATGTAGGTTTGAACTACACATTGGTCTCTTTCCATGGCCACTGACTTAAAGCTGCCTCTGGCTACCCTTTAACCTGAATTAAGGACTGCTGTCTTGCACTCCCAATTATAAAGTTtgtcattttactttttattatttgtttacttGACTTCCTACCTGACTATAGGCTTCTTGACATCAGCCTCATACTGACTCCTTAGATCACAAGGAACTGTCCCTACCCCTCTCTAGCACTGCATACTGTGTCCTTCCTACACCTTCCAAGATGTAGCCTTTTCCACATGGTTCTGTACCTAATATGTATGACTCACAGTAGATCTTAGTACAAATTGAAAACAAGTGACCAAGTACAGAGGTGGAAGGCCCTCACTTTTGCCTGAAGCCTGTGGGAAGAGTGGTGTAGCGCAAGAAATCCCTCTGCCGTTTGAGGTCCCTGCCCACATACAGATGAGGGCTGTGGTCCTCCTCTGAGCTCATCCCTTCATGATGAAGACAACTCAGGTGCTACCTATACGATCCTTATGTGAGCTCCTGTCTTGCTTTTCTGTGCCAGGAGCTGTGGATGAGGAGGGACGGATGCCTTTTTATGCAGAGGAGTGTGCCTCCATGCTGGCAGTCACCTTCAGTGGAGGAGACAAGATGCTGCGGAGCATTGTGAGCACTTCCGGGACCCTGGCCATGTGGCAGTGAGGGCAGGGGTGGCTTGAGACAAGGGCTCACGCTGTGCCCAGCTGAGTAGGAACTCATAATATGgttcagattggccttgaatatactggccatcttcctgccttggcctcctgtgTGTTGAGATTCACACGTAATGCACCACACCTGGTAAAACAGGTCTCTTTCACCTCATTGTTTGAGAAAGGGTCGTATAACTTAGGCTGGTCTTCAGGTCACTGGAGCGGAGGATTCCATTGTCTTCCTGATCCTCCTCTGTTAGTGGTTCGATCATAAACTTTTTAACTTGTTCACAGAATACTTATGGCAGAATTTGGGCCTTTACAACTTTCTGTGTGCTATTCAGTCCTTTTATAAATACTGACTGCCGTGTTCACCTTAGGAATAAAGGCAGTGCTTGTCTCAGGGATGCACAGGACAGGAAGTTGGAACTGACCCTGTCCTTCACTAGACCTCTAACTTAAGCCAAAGCCTGAGAATGCAGCAGGGGAGTGGAGAGCTTCTGTAGTACACACACAACCTTTGAAGGACTCAGGACATCTGCTGGGCTCCAACCCAGCCTTCATCAGTCGAGCCTCTGGACCAGAGTCCCAGAGAAAACCCTGGATGTCCCTGTTGCCACTAACAGTGTCAAGTAAGAATTGAATGCTCCAGGCCAAAGCTGGGCAGGAGCCAGATGCTTGTCAGCATTTGCCAATGGCCAGTTGGGTTGTCCCTGAGCTTACTGGGAATTAAGTAGCTTCATCTTCACACAGGGTCAAGTTcattttacaaatgaatttgTTATGCCAGTAAATGACTTCTGGTCAACACAATGTTCCAAGGCTCTATGCCAGTTGACCCCAACCCTGGGGAGACAAGAGAAAAATAGAGTAAAGTGAAAAGCAAGAAGTTTGCAGGCTACCTGGGGTGCTGGCCTGTGTTAGAATAGGGGCCTGCTCCTTACCACCTGGCAGAGTTCTGGGACCCTCTCATCCTGTCCCCTGTAAGGACCTAAGAAGGCTCTGTAACGGAATCGTCATGGTTGCTCTACAGAGCCTAGCTTTACCCCTCCCAACTCAACTCGCTTTCTCACCCTCACCCCACCTTCCATCCGAACTATAATTTGTCCAGATTTGTAAAGGGAGTTTATTCAGCCAAGTTCCCATCTTTGGAATGCCCTTGCCTTGGCAACCTCCTGTTGTGTGACCAGGCAGCTGCATGGGGCTGTCTCTGAGGATAAGGGCCAGGGGAATAGGCTTCCCACAATCTGGCTTCTTGCCCAGGGAGCTTCCCTAGATTTTCCTAGCACTGTGTGATGTTCTTGCCATTATGGGCAAGTTCACAGACTTTGCATCTGTACTCTAGACTATCACAGACAGGCTCTTTCCTTAACAGGAAAAAATCAATCTGTTCCCTGGCACCAATCAGGCTTCCTCTCTGGTTGAGACCACACCATggagtgtttttccctttcctttgggAGATCACAGTGTCTGGGTGAAAATGGCATCTCTTGGCAGCTGCAGTAacagctggggtggggtggggctaggGGAGGCGATGGCAAAAAGCAGCTCTTTGCAGAAGTTGGCACTCTGGTCTAGCCTGCACCAGCTTTGTGATGGGGAGAAGCTTTAACAGGGCTTACCCAGCTAGACTTTGTGACACTGTTGTTGATGGGGCATCACCTTGATGCCAAACAGATGCTGTCTTCTAGTTTTCATGTCTCATTTGAGAGGCATGAGTAGGAGAGAGGAGCTCACAGAAACCCAACCAAGATTCCAACCAGAGCAGGGAAATAGCTTGTCCAGTGGCCAGTAGTGCACAGCAGACAGGCCGTGTAGATACTGAGACTGCAGTAGGCTTCAACCGAAGGCTGTAATCATCTCAGGGAACATGCACTCTGGGTTCCCACAGTTATTCTCCCAGCTCCAGCCAGAGCCCAGTAGATCTAGCTATTTCTCTGGCTAGCTGTGTTATGGAGAGTTGAGGTAGAAAATTTAGGAATGAAAtgacaaaaggaaacaaacaaaaaattagagGAGCAAGAATCAcgaaacttgggctggagagatggctcagcggttaagagcacccaactgctcttccagaggtcctgagttcaattcccagcaaccacatggtggctcacaaccatctgtaaggagacccgatgccctcttctggtgtgtctgaagacagctacagtgtacttatatataataaatgaataaataaatctttaaaaaaaaaaaaagaatcacgaAACTTTCCCTCTTGCAACTGCTGTCACTTTCAGTTTCTATTAACTATTGATTGATACTCTGTGCATAAGAGCAGAGGGCTACCTGAGAGACTTGTTCAAGGACTGTCTTGTTCCCTTCTTCCAGTGTCTAACCCCCCACTCCTTACTCCACTTTGCAGGTGACTACTGACTGGGACCTTCAGAAGGGCACTGGCTGCACTGAAGGCCACACAGGAACCTCAGCTGCAGCCCCTCTAGCAGCTGGCATGATAGCTCTCATGCTGCAGGTGCGGCCCTGCCTCACGTGGCGGGATGTCCAGCACATCATTGTCTTCACAGCCACTCAGGTGAGAGTTAGCGACTGGCTGAGAAGTGCCCAGCCCACCCACTCCATGGCTGAGCTGTCAGGAGACAGTTTCAAATGTCTCGGTAGGATATGTAAAGCATGGGTGTGAGGACTCCATCAATACCACAGACCCAAGATGAGCTGTGGCGTGACACTCTCACTTGGAAGCCTGTCCTCTTGAGTCCTTCTAAGGAAGCAAGTCACTCATGGGGTTCTGACTTTTTTTCTTACCCTTTTGGAGGGAATCTATTCCTAGCAGCCTCAGTGGGAATGTCTGGACTAGACCAGTTGTCAGGTGAGCAGGGAGAAGAGAGTCAAGCAAGGCTAGAGATTCACCAAGACTTCTATTCTTTTAGTATGAAGATCATCGTGCAGACTGGCTCACTAATGAGGCTGGATTCAGCCACAGCCATCAGCATGGTTTCGGCCTGCTCAACGCCTGGAGACTTGTCAATGCAGCCAAGGTAAACCACATGTTAGCCAGCAGGACACCCTACatagacagagactgagagaaggtACCAATGTCTGAACATCACCTGGCATTTTACTGACACTTGACCACTTTATCCTTATCctggctgagccatctatctTATCAGTAGAAAGTGGAAGATCCCTAAGTGTTAGTATAGTGAGAGGAGAACTGGAACGGACTCTAAGGCTCTCAGTGCTTCTGGTTTCCTCCTGCCCATCAGACACTTGGGACACAGAAGGAACCTCAAGTGAAAGAGTATGATGACAGAAAAGCTTAGACCTTAgacagctttgtgtgtgtgtgtgtgtgtgtgtgtgtgagagagagagagagagagagagagagagagagagagagagagaacaataagTTTTGTTTGTTAATTGCTGTCCCCTACTTTTCCTTGAACAGATCTGGACGTCTGTCCCTTACTTAGCTTCCTATGTCAGCCCCATGCTGAAAGAAAATAAGGCTGTTCCACGGTCCCCCCACTCTCTGGAGGTCCTATGGAATGGTAAGCCTTCAGCACAAGGGGTTAATGTTAGGTCCAAGGCTTGAGGTGGGTGATGGGGAAGCTAAGCTAAGCTCATCCTCCCTGCCCAGTTCTCCCCCTTCCTTCAGTAGCTGAGCTGTAGCCAAACCTGTGGAGTTTTCTTTGACCATTTTAGGGCATGTTGCTGCTTCTGAGTTGGCTGGCCTCTGGCTGCTTAACAAGACCTTTCTCCTGAGTTCCTAATAGTAAGGCGGAGCTGTAAGCAATAGACTAGGAAGCCAGAGGGCTGAGTGGGAGAGGGGCTTAGGGCGTCTCAGCAGGGTTGAAAGAAGTCCTTGTGACTTCCATGCAAAAATCTTGTCAAACAGCCCTATACAGTCCAGAGGCCCCAGTGTGTCGGAGAGGAGGGCATGGCTCGGTTCTTAATTTCctccagagaaaaccagatgccATCTCTAAGGGGTGGGACAAGCACAAGTTCAGGGCCTCTGGGCCAGAGCTGCTACTGTGCTGTtgctctttcctctctgcttGCCATTACAAGGTCTGTCTGTGAAGGAGTGCAGGACCCATGGGATGTGGTTACATGCTAACCACAGAGGTAGAAACCCTTCTGAGAGAGATGGGAAGCTGGATCTAGATGTTTTATGCAGCAACCTTCTGCCTgcgttgtttttgtttgggtgcTTGGGAAAGAACCCATTGCCTCATACATCCTAAGCACACATGCCCTACCACTCAGCTCTACCCCAGCTTCTCTGCATGCACATTTCTCAATTATTCCTACTCTTAGCCCCATGTTTACCCTTGAGAAAATTTGACAACCAGAGTTATTTGCTATTTTTTGTGAATACTGAGGTGTATGTGCTCCATGCTGATATCAGAACTCTGTCCTTAATTTTCCTGTGCCCCTTGAAAGTGCTCAGACCAGAGACATGGTGTCTAGAAAAAAGAATGACCAAAGGAGGGACCTTGGGTGGGAGGATAGGACAGCCTTTCTTATGGACACTTCAATAGGTTAAACACCTTTCTCCCTAAGCATATCCCACTCTTGTCAGTTTCCCTGTGCATGGATGGAGACAGGGCCTAGGGGATACATTTTTCCATGAGCAGCATGCTGTCATAGGAAGAGCAGAAAACATACCCAGGAATGTGGTTCTGGGAAGCCCCTGGCCTTTCCACAGTGTCTTGGGGATTGTGGGCCTTTTAACCTTTACTCTCTTCGGGGCTGTTTCCTCTCACTTCTGTCAGATGAACAAGTGAGCTGCTCAGTGTCAGAGACCTTCAGTTCTGTTATCCTCTGCTTCATTATCCAGGGATTGTGGCCCCTTAACTTAAAGTCTGACATCTCCCGTAGGAACTGGGTGGCTGGCAGTTGTCTGTTGGTCACTAGAAAGCATAGAAGGGAAGTGAAGAGAGCAGGATACAGGGCAGGAGGTAAAGATCCAGGAGTTTTGCTGGTGGCATCTTCCACCAGAGTGGTAAGCAGGCCTTCCTACTGCAGAAGCCAGCGAAAGATTTCTTACCCTGAGCACATTCAGCCTTCGATAGATAGAGCGAAGCAGGATAGAAAGTGTGAGCCTGGAAGGCTGGCTTGGTGGTCACAGAGTACAGAACTGAGTGACTCAGCCCCAGACAGTCTAGATGCCCCATCCCTACAATCAATCCTGGATGGTCTAGACACCTCATCCCAGTCAGCCACAATTGATCTAGCACATTGTACACCTTACAGACACAAATAAGCCAGACCCTGTCCCCTAGAGCCAACTGATCATAGTCTTCAAGCAAAATCAGGCTGACTGTAGGTTGAGGGCTGAAAACAAACTTtttaagaaacagaaggaagctgAGCATGATGACAGCTGTCTGTAGTCTTACACTCAGGTGTCAGAGGACAGGAAGATTACTGTAAGTTCATCTTggcttacatagtgagttccaggccagccaggactgcaaAGGGAGGCtctgttttaaaaagtgagaaaGGAGGCAGGCAGAAGGAGCTGAGTACCAAGACAGTAGCAGAAGAGATGAAATAACCTTAAAGGGCCCTGAGCATTGTTAACCAGGACTTTAGTTGTAATGGAGATGTCCAGATGTGTGCAGCTATTGAGTCTGTCAAACATTTCATGGTAGCTAGGGCCAGGGAATGTGATGCCTTAAAGTCTGACATCTTCCATAGGTACTGAGTAGCTGGCAGTTGCTGCCCAATTGTGATTCCCTGTCAAGgaagtgaacttttttttttctctttttcgagacagggtttctctttgttgccctggctgtcccagaacttgccctgtaagccaggctggcctcgaactcaagtcCACTTACTTCTGCCTCCTAATTGCATTTAATAAcagtgaatttttattttaaccatcTGCATGTTTCTAAGCAAGCATGTTGAGCAGAGCAACTCGAGCAAAACAGGCTTGCATTTTTTTCCCACTAGAAGTCAGTGAGGAGGAAGCAGTTCACACTGGGTGTGAAATCTCTATTGGGTGGGAAGAGAGTGGGCTTTGCTGGGAGTTTCTTCACTGGAGAATGGAAGATTCCAGAACGCTTGCTTGCACCTGTGCTTTGTGCACAGTCCAAGTCTGCCAGCAGTCCTCTGCCTCATGAGTActgctctcctttcttcctctcctctccaactTCAGGCCACTGAGGTTTCTCCTGCTTCCCATCTAGCTGAAGTCCCTGCCTCCTTCAAGATTCTGTTTGTCtgtattttctcctttccttccttcatcacTCCCTGCCCACCTCACTTTCCTAATagtaattgaacccaggttcttctTCATGCTAGTAAGTTCTCTACTACTAAACTATATTCTCAGCATACTCATGGTGCCCATTTTTGGTCCCATCCAAGGACAAATTTGTAGTTCATCCTTCTGAACCTTGTTGCAGATCATAGATTAGCCCCTGTCTTACTCTGCTGCCTGTGATTCCCTCTGCTCCATTGTCCTCTCTGGCCTCCCTCACTGTCCAaagttcctgttttctttatgtACTTGAGACTCTTGGACCACGAGTGTCTTTGAGCTGTATTCTGACTCGTTTCCCACCCCCACCACTCTGTTTCCTCCCTCATCAGAGCTGCTGTGTTTGATTTCAGCCCCCCTTCTACACGGTTCCTCCTCTTAAATCTTATTTTGATTGCCCATGAAATAAATAGGAAGGCTAGAGGTTGTCATAGCTTACAACAAATTATGGAAACAAGCAAACCAAGTTTGATATCTTCTAGATAGACTATGAAaggttaaaaggaaaaagaaatgctgGACAATATAATATGTGACGACCAGTTTCTTAGGGTTTCTAGTGTtgctgaaacaccatgactagaAGCAATGTGtgaaagaaagagtttattttaattGTAGATTACAGTCTATCATGGAGGGAACTGAAAAGGGATTGGAGGAGCTCTACTTACTGGTTTGTTtttgctcagcctgatttttttttttttccccgaagctggggaccaaacccagggccttaagcttgctaggcaagcgctctaccactgagctaaatccccaacccccacagcctGATTTTTTTATACATTCAACTGCACAGAGGTGGTACTGTCCCCTCCATGGGCTATGCCCACTCATATCAGTCATCAGTGAAGAAGTTCACAGGCCATTGTGATAGGGACATTTTCTTCGTTAAGGTTCCCTCTTCCTAAATGACAAAAAAACTCAACCAGCTGGTATTCAAAGTAGTTGTCCATTTTAGGCATTAACTTatttaattctattaaaaataatagtttaCCCAAATAGTTTGCCATCCAGGTCTCTGCCCACAGCACTTAAAAATTAGtgtaagccaggtatggtggcatatgcctttaatcccagcatttggaaggcaaaggcaggaagatctcttgagttccatgccagcctgatctaaacagtgagctccaagacagccagggctacatagagagaccttacctcaaacaaccaaaataaaccaaaataaacaaaaacagagtCAGATGTAAGGATCAAGCAAGGTAGGGGTTATTGTTTGACTTTCGTTTTCCTTTGTATTAGTATTTTCTAAAGATTTAGCCTAGTGGTGGCAGCacatgccagcactcaggaggcagaggcaagcggatctgagttccaggacagccagtgctactcagggaaaccctgccttgaaaaacaaaacaaaaaagtaaagtcCTTCTTTTTATCTTAGTTTCCCATTCCCATATTTCTCAGCACCCCTCCGTCTTCCTTATCTGTAAAGTTAAGATGTCACtctttgggctagagagatggctcagtgcttaagggcactgactgctctttcagaggtcctgagttcaattcccagcaaccacatggtggctcacaaccatctgtaataggatcctgtgccctcttcaagtatgcatgcaggcaaaactctatacataataaataaatcttctttaaaaaaaataaaataaaataaaataaaaagagatgttaggctggagagatggttctgtggttaagagcattggctgctcttccagaggacccaggttcaattctcagtacccacatagcagctcacaactgtccataactcctgTTCTAGCACCCTTACATAGGCATATATGTAGTCAAAACAccattaaacataaaataaaagtaaattatttttaaaaagatgttgcTAAACTTTGTCTTATGTGTTGAAAAAATTAATGCAAGAAAAGATACTTTAAGAAgaattatggggttggggatttagctcagtggtagagcgcttgcctagcaagtgcaaggccctgggtttggtcccagctccaaaaaaaaacaaaaagaagaagaagaagaattatatcgggctggagaggtggctcagcgggtaagagcactgactgctcttccagaggtcctgagttcaattcccagcaactacatggtggctcacaaccatttgtaacgggatccgacaccctcttctggtgtgtctgaagatagtaacagtgtacttataaaataaataaatctttaaaaaaaagaagaagaataattATATCTCactgcagtctaatttcttggTTCCTAGTTGAGTCTCCCAGGTTGTTACTCCCCCCTCAACACCTTTATTCTGAAAGAATTATAAATTTGTTGAAATTTGCAAAATGATCAAGGAAATCTCATATACCCTTTCCTTAATGTTAGTGTCCTGTAATTATAATATGGTATCAAAACCAAGTACTTACTGTTGGCACAGCACCTAGAACATGATCAGTTTCACAgttttgcatctgtgtgtgtgtgtgtgtgtgtgcgcagctCTATGATAGGTCATGTATGTACTTGTGTAACCACTACCACAGTCGGGACCTGAAATGTGCTATCATAGGACCTCTTTGTGGCCACATGAATCTCTTCCACATCCCTGATGTCTGGAAAGTGTAATTAAGCAGTATAAATCCTTGAGATCAGCATTTTTATTCTGCATAACTTTTTTGAAGCATATCCAGTCTAGTAGTTTTATAAATTACTATTGTATTGTCTTAAATACATGAAAATTCTTTATTTACCTCTATCTTTTTAATACTGTCCCCCATCTAGAATGTCCTCCGCTAGTCTGAATTGATTTCCTCACTCAGCACTCAGTGCTATGTGCCTCAACTCATCTGATATGCTGCACATCAAATGTCATTTTGTGTTTGCAAATAGAGCTAAGGACTATGTACACTTCTCTGTATTCTCTTCATCTTGTACAGTGCCTCAAGTGTGGGAGGTGCACAGTGGATGGGTTTGAGCAGATGAATGATGGAGTTCTTATATCATCTTGGCCGTATTGTCTCCCTAGCTAGACTCTGATCTAGGTAGGAACTTGACTACAGCACTGCATTCCATTTGCTGGAGTACATTGTATTACTGATGTTGTATGTGGCTTTGGTACATGCGTGCCTTTGTATATGTTGGGATGAAATGAGGGCATGTTTATGGGCTAGTTTCCAAACTGCCTAGTCTGACTTCCTATAGTCAGCAGGACGGACCTGGAGATGTCGGGGCTGAAGACCCTGGAACATGTGGCGGTGACAGTCTCCATCACTCACCCACGACGTGGCAGCTTAGAACTGAAACTGTTTTGTCCCAGTGGCATGATGTCTTTGATCGGCGCGCCCCGCAGCATGGACTCGTATGTACACCTGCTCATGGCCACCCAACCTCTCTTCATAAAGGCCTTCtcaaacagacactgaaggaagctGTACCCCTGGTTGCCCTTAGCAACTGGAAGCCATTGACCATGCTTTATTGACGTGTCCATCCACACTTGGCATTCTACTCTCCACGTGTTCCCCTAACCCTGTGGAAAGCTAAGTGTAGTGCTGCGGTGgctataaccccagtgctggagatGCTGGTAAGACAAGgacaccagcctgggctacctagcaaGACAAGCCAACAGCCTAAGGTATAGGCTCAGTTGTAGACACTTGTTCAGCATGCTGGGCTCAATGCAGAAAGAACAGCACATACTGTAACCCCTGTACTCAAGTTGCTTAGgtggaaaaggaaaaataatcacGACCAGATAGGGCTTTATGGTTTGACCTGTCTAAAAGGGAGAAAAGGACTTAGATCTGTAGAGTTTTCAGCCCTGCGCTTTCACTACTGGCCTATACACAAAGTCAAAGCTAACTTGTACTGAGATCCCAGGAGCAGGATAGCTGTCCCAGGGGCTTATGGGGCCTTCCTGTTTCTGTGCTGTTTCAGCTGTCTGTGCTAGGCATCCATGTGCTTTCTTTGCTCTTTCCCAGGGACCCTAACGGCTTCAATGACTGGACATTTTCCACTGTGCGGTGCTGGGGGGAAAGAGCAAGAGGAGTCTACAGACTGGTTATCAGGGATGTAGGTGAGCCCTCCTGTCTTACACTCCCTTGTCCCCCTTGAGTCTCATGCCGCCCACAGGAAGTGCTCCATTGGTAATAGGCAGGTTGCTGTTGGTGAAGATGGTACATGCCAATAAGTGTGTCCTCTCCTAAAAGTAGGCATTGTCCGTAAAACTGCTCATTTATACTGCCTCTATAATCCTTGGAGAAGTGACTGATCCATTTTTCCTCAGGATAGCAACAAAAATTCCTTGTTGAAACCACATTTCAAGCCCTTTCACATATAACCAT from Rattus norvegicus strain BN/NHsdMcwi chromosome 8, GRCr8, whole genome shotgun sequence includes:
- the Pcsk7 gene encoding proprotein convertase subtilisin/kexin type 7 isoform X2, with the protein product MPHPDEENGNHHGTRCAGEIAAVPNNSFCAVGVAYGSRIAGIRVLDGPLTDSMEAVAFNKHYQINDIYSCSWGPDDDGKTVDGPHQLGKAALQHGVMAGRQGFGSIFVVASGNGGQHNDNCNYDGYANSIYTVTIGAVDEEGRMPFYAEECASMLAVTFSGGDKMLRSIVTTDWDLQKGTGCTEGHTGTSAAAPLAAGMIALMLQVRPCLTWRDVQHIIVFTATQYEDHRADWLTNEAGFSHSHQHGFGLLNAWRLVNAAKIWTSVPYLASYVSPMLKENKAVPRSPHSLEVLWNVSRTDLEMSGLKTLEHVAVTVSITHPRRGSLELKLFCPSGMMSLIGAPRSMDSDPNGFNDWTFSTVRCWGERARGVYRLVIRDVGDEPLQVGILQQWQLTLYGSTWSPVDIKDRQSLLESAMSGKYLHDDFTLPCPPGLKIPEEDGYSITPNTLKTLVLVGCFSVFWTIYYMLEVCLSQRSKASTHGCRRGCCPWPPQSQNSKEVGTALESMPLCSSKDLDGVDSEHGDCTTASSLLAPELLGEADWSLSQNSKSDLDCPPHQPPDLKDGQIC
- the Pcsk7 gene encoding proprotein convertase subtilisin/kexin type 7 isoform X3; translation: MAGRQGFGSIFVVASGNGGQHNDNCNYDGYANSIYTVTIGAVDEEGRMPFYAEECASMLAVTFSGGDKMLRSIVTTDWDLQKGTGCTEGHTGTSAAAPLAAGMIALMLQVRPCLTWRDVQHIIVFTATQYEDHRADWLTNEAGFSHSHQHGFGLLNAWRLVNAAKIWTSVPYLASYVSPMLKENKAVPRSPHSLEVLWNVSRTDLEMSGLKTLEHVAVTVSITHPRRGSLELKLFCPSGMMSLIGAPRSMDSDPNGFNDWTFSTVRCWGERARGVYRLVIRDVGDEPLQVGILQQWQLTLYGSTWSPVDIKDRQSLLESAMSGKYLHDDFTLPCPPGLKIPEEDGYSITPNTLKTLVLVGCFSVFWTIYYMLEVCLSQRSKASTHGCRRGCCPWPPQSQNSKEVGTALESMPLCSSKDLDGVDSEHGDCTTASSLLAPELLGEADWSLSQNSKSDLDCPPHQPPDLKDGQIC